Proteins encoded in a region of the Vibrio ponticus genome:
- a CDS encoding hybrid sensor histidine kinase/response regulator has translation MQGWLVIPVSLLYLGLLFWIAWYGDQKRSWLAKWRPWIYSLSIAVYCTSWTFYGTVGQASSNPWSFLPIYIAPIIVFTLGWRILARLIIIAKREHITSIADFIAARYGKSQGLAVVITLIAVVGILPYIALQLRGITMGLEVVAPTLKEQGLLAGVDASWFVVLALAIFTMLFGTRHIDNTEHHRGMMMAIAFESIVKLVAFMTVGCFILFLALNRSDIVLMDLAAQTYQAPNWPTLIIHTVLTMLAILCLPRQFHTMVVENERPQDLHTARWLFPLYLILMGLFVLPIAWVGQGLLAGVSADTYVISLPMSVGATDMALLAFLGGTSAASGMVIVSTIALAIMVSNDLVMPLLLRRMRLSNRGHRQFSGLLLVIRRGLILLLLLGAWGFYQVLGNIPSLSAIGFLSFAAIGQFAPALIGGMYWRQGNRKGVYVGLLFGFAVWLITLMNATGLLAGDSHNNVLLWLIEPPTILREVGLQASEWGIVLSLSANTLCYILISILTRASLSERLQSASFIGTPLPESENMSLYQSRVTVAELEMLASRFVGRHRVRSAFQQYWGQQRQTLMPNQQAPSSLIRHTERVLAGVFGASSAKLVLTSALQGRNMQLEEVATIVDEASELYDFSRGLLQGAIEHIGQGIAVVDKQLRLVAWNQRYLELFEFPPGLIQVGRPIADVIRHNAEQGLCGLGDPEDHVRRRIYHLEQGTRHTSSRVRPDGRVIEVQGNPMPGGGFVMSFTDITVFRDAEQALKEANETLEERVQARTQELERLNKQLVTATQRSEHESRSKSRFLAAVSHDLMQPLNAARLFASSLSEVAKESETKQLANHIESALGAAEDLIGDLLDISRLESGKLDVNVHGFAINDVLSNLNAEFSALAKQQGIEFSMVPSQLLVESDPKLLRRVVQNFLTNAFRYSPRGKVVLGVRRDGDDVRIEVWDNGEGINEDKQQEIFEEFNRGNQVRSDQGLGLGLAISKGIANVLGHQIAMRSWPGSGSVFSIRLKRAAFAAPQAVASPIQAASDLSHIKVLCVDNETDILIGMEQLLARWGCDVRCAVDIVESMQAIEDAWQPDVILSDYRLDNGRTGLEVLQQCRLRLGDSFIGVIISADRTPDMLAGIESNSFSFIPKPVKPLKLRAILNCIA, from the coding sequence ATGCAAGGATGGCTAGTGATTCCCGTATCATTATTGTATCTCGGTCTGTTGTTTTGGATCGCGTGGTATGGCGATCAAAAACGCAGTTGGCTGGCGAAGTGGCGGCCTTGGATATATAGCTTATCCATTGCGGTATATTGTACTTCGTGGACATTTTACGGCACGGTCGGGCAAGCAAGCAGCAATCCGTGGTCTTTCCTTCCTATCTATATTGCCCCCATCATCGTTTTCACCTTAGGTTGGCGAATCCTCGCCAGACTGATCATTATTGCTAAGCGCGAACACATTACATCGATAGCGGACTTTATCGCGGCTCGATATGGTAAGTCACAAGGGCTGGCGGTTGTGATCACCTTAATCGCAGTAGTCGGTATCTTGCCTTATATCGCTTTGCAACTGCGTGGTATTACCATGGGGCTTGAAGTTGTTGCGCCAACCTTGAAAGAGCAAGGGCTACTTGCTGGTGTTGATGCTTCGTGGTTTGTGGTCTTGGCGCTGGCTATATTTACCATGCTGTTTGGTACTCGCCATATCGATAATACCGAACATCATCGTGGCATGATGATGGCGATCGCGTTTGAGTCGATTGTAAAGCTGGTGGCATTTATGACCGTCGGCTGTTTCATTCTCTTCCTCGCCTTAAACCGCAGTGACATTGTCTTAATGGACTTGGCGGCGCAAACCTATCAGGCGCCCAATTGGCCAACATTGATTATCCATACGGTGTTGACCATGTTAGCGATTCTCTGTTTACCGCGTCAGTTCCATACCATGGTGGTGGAGAATGAGCGCCCACAAGACTTACACACCGCGCGCTGGTTATTTCCACTCTATCTGATCTTAATGGGCTTGTTTGTCTTGCCGATTGCATGGGTTGGTCAAGGGCTACTTGCTGGCGTGAGTGCTGACACTTACGTCATCAGTTTACCAATGTCTGTTGGGGCAACCGATATGGCGTTATTGGCATTTTTAGGTGGCACATCGGCTGCCAGTGGTATGGTGATTGTCTCGACCATCGCACTGGCTATCATGGTATCCAACGACTTGGTGATGCCATTACTGCTGCGTCGGATGCGCTTGAGTAATCGTGGTCATCGCCAGTTTTCTGGATTGCTATTGGTGATCCGCCGTGGTTTGATTTTGTTGTTGCTTCTAGGGGCTTGGGGTTTTTATCAGGTACTGGGCAACATTCCTTCGCTGTCGGCGATAGGATTTCTCTCGTTTGCCGCGATAGGTCAGTTTGCGCCAGCACTGATTGGCGGTATGTATTGGCGCCAAGGAAATCGTAAGGGTGTTTACGTTGGGCTGCTATTTGGCTTTGCGGTATGGCTAATCACGCTAATGAATGCGACAGGCTTGTTGGCCGGTGATAGCCATAACAATGTACTGCTTTGGTTAATAGAACCACCGACCATCTTGCGTGAGGTGGGCTTACAAGCTTCAGAATGGGGGATAGTGCTGAGCTTAAGCGCCAACACCTTATGCTATATATTGATTTCTATCCTGACGCGCGCCAGTTTGAGTGAGCGACTGCAATCGGCTTCGTTTATTGGTACGCCGTTGCCGGAAAGTGAGAACATGAGCCTCTACCAAAGCCGAGTGACGGTGGCTGAACTAGAGATGCTCGCTTCACGGTTTGTCGGTCGCCATCGAGTGCGCAGCGCCTTTCAACAATATTGGGGGCAGCAACGACAAACGTTAATGCCCAATCAGCAAGCACCTTCAAGTTTGATCCGCCATACCGAGCGTGTCTTAGCTGGGGTGTTTGGTGCCTCTTCCGCTAAGTTAGTGCTTACTTCTGCTTTGCAAGGCAGAAACATGCAGTTGGAAGAGGTGGCGACCATTGTCGACGAAGCCTCTGAACTGTATGACTTTAGTCGTGGCTTACTGCAAGGTGCGATTGAACATATTGGCCAAGGGATTGCGGTTGTCGACAAGCAGTTAAGGTTGGTGGCATGGAACCAGCGCTATCTAGAGTTGTTCGAATTTCCCCCTGGGTTGATTCAAGTCGGTCGCCCGATTGCTGACGTGATTCGTCATAATGCCGAGCAAGGTTTGTGTGGTCTTGGTGACCCAGAGGATCATGTGCGGCGCCGGATATACCACTTAGAACAAGGTACTCGTCATACTTCTTCGCGTGTTCGCCCTGATGGGCGCGTGATCGAAGTGCAAGGAAATCCGATGCCAGGTGGCGGATTTGTGATGAGTTTTACCGATATCACCGTCTTCCGTGATGCCGAGCAAGCCTTGAAAGAGGCCAATGAAACGCTTGAAGAGCGTGTGCAGGCTCGTACGCAAGAGTTAGAACGTCTCAACAAGCAACTGGTCACGGCGACTCAGCGCTCTGAACATGAGTCGCGTTCGAAATCCCGCTTCTTAGCCGCGGTCAGTCATGACTTAATGCAGCCGCTTAATGCCGCGCGCTTGTTTGCTTCATCTCTTTCTGAAGTGGCGAAGGAGAGTGAAACCAAGCAATTGGCCAATCACATTGAAAGTGCTCTTGGGGCTGCCGAAGATTTGATTGGCGATCTTTTGGATATTTCTCGCCTCGAGTCCGGCAAGTTAGACGTTAATGTGCACGGTTTCGCGATTAACGATGTGCTCTCCAATCTTAATGCCGAGTTCAGTGCTTTGGCTAAACAGCAGGGTATTGAGTTTAGTATGGTGCCGAGTCAGTTGCTGGTGGAATCTGATCCCAAATTACTGCGCCGTGTGGTTCAGAACTTTTTGACTAACGCGTTCCGCTACAGTCCACGTGGAAAGGTGGTGTTAGGAGTCCGCCGTGATGGCGATGATGTTCGAATCGAAGTTTGGGATAACGGTGAAGGGATCAACGAAGATAAGCAGCAAGAGATCTTTGAAGAGTTTAACCGAGGCAATCAGGTTCGCTCGGACCAAGGGTTGGGGTTAGGTCTTGCGATCTCCAAAGGGATTGCCAATGTGCTTGGTCATCAGATTGCGATGCGTTCTTGGCCCGGTAGTGGCAGTGTGTTTTCGATTCGTCTAAAACGAGCTGCCTTTGCGGCGCCGCAAGCCGTTGCTTCACCGATTCAAGCTGCATCGGATCTCAGCCATATCAAAGTGCTGTGCGTCGACAATGAAACCGACATTTTGATCGGTATGGAGCAGTTACTCGCTCGATGGGGATGCGATGTGCGATGCGCCGTTGATATTGTTGAGAGCATGCAAGCGATAGAGGATGCTTGGCAGCCGGATGTGATTCTCTCCGATTACCGTCTTGATAATGGTCGTACCGGGCTTGAGGTATTGCAGCAGTGTCGTTTACGTCTTGGGGATAGCTTTATCGGGGTGATCATCAGTGCTGATCGCACCCCTGATATGTTGGCAGGCATCGAGTCGAACAGCTTTAGCTTTATACCTAAACCAGTCAAGCCACTCAAACTCAGGGCGATACTCAACTGTATCGCCTAG
- a CDS encoding 3-phenylpropionate MFS transporter, translated as MFTPSPYGWISQYLVGFFFAYGVYLPFWSLWFENQGVSPADIGLLVGIGFATRCVANLVITPRIHKVEHLMPALRAFSLAGLLFVGFHFFTGGSFWLMAVATVLFNLCCGPIVPISDAMANHYARLKMLDYGRTRLWGSIAFIAGSTVVGYLVSLYGTDMILYTAMVGMLAALLFSMRAINPMPVTESEAQMERPKVLALLRENSVIRFLALVALIQGSHAAYYSFSTIYWKEAGYSEATIGYLWSLGVLAEIAIFALSKRLFVGWSLRALFLVASVGVIVRWGLTASTTALVALVAIQLLHGVTFAVAHIAAIQYIQASAQNRMVALQALYNAIPLGAFIALMTALSGWGYENWGANVFWVMAAMGVLALFIRAEPKTRQRHDELNKAELEAQN; from the coding sequence ATGTTTACCCCTTCGCCTTACGGCTGGATTTCTCAATACCTAGTCGGTTTCTTTTTCGCCTATGGTGTCTATCTCCCATTTTGGTCACTTTGGTTTGAAAACCAAGGTGTATCACCAGCTGATATTGGTCTTTTGGTCGGTATTGGTTTTGCAACGCGTTGTGTTGCCAACTTAGTTATCACACCACGTATTCACAAAGTCGAGCATCTCATGCCGGCGCTGCGTGCGTTCAGTTTGGCTGGCTTGCTATTTGTTGGTTTCCACTTCTTTACTGGTGGCAGTTTCTGGCTTATGGCAGTCGCGACGGTGTTATTTAACCTTTGCTGTGGTCCTATCGTGCCGATCTCGGATGCAATGGCGAACCATTATGCTCGCTTAAAAATGCTCGATTATGGTCGTACTCGTCTATGGGGCTCGATTGCCTTTATCGCCGGATCAACTGTGGTGGGTTATCTCGTCTCGCTCTATGGTACGGATATGATTCTCTACACGGCAATGGTGGGGATGTTAGCCGCATTGCTGTTCTCGATGCGTGCGATTAATCCGATGCCAGTCACGGAAAGTGAAGCGCAGATGGAGCGTCCGAAAGTGCTCGCACTGCTACGTGAAAATAGCGTAATTCGCTTTTTGGCTTTGGTGGCTTTAATTCAAGGTAGTCATGCCGCTTACTACAGTTTCAGTACCATTTATTGGAAAGAAGCAGGCTACTCGGAAGCAACGATTGGTTACTTATGGAGCCTAGGTGTGCTGGCTGAGATTGCCATCTTTGCCTTAAGTAAGCGTCTATTTGTTGGTTGGAGTTTACGCGCGCTGTTTTTAGTGGCATCGGTTGGGGTGATTGTGCGTTGGGGGCTCACCGCATCGACCACGGCACTGGTAGCATTGGTCGCTATTCAGTTGCTGCATGGTGTGACGTTTGCGGTTGCTCATATCGCGGCAATTCAATACATCCAAGCGTCGGCACAAAACCGCATGGTGGCTCTACAAGCGCTGTACAATGCGATTCCTCTTGGTGCATTTATTGCGTTGATGACGGCGCTCAGTGGTTGGGGTTATGAAAACTGGGGCGCGAATGTGTTTTGGGTGATGGCCGCGATGGGAGTATTAGCTCTGTTTATTCGTGCAGAGCCGAAAACACGTCAACGTCACGATGAGTTAAATAAAGCGGAGCTTGAAGCACAGAATTAA